TCGAGAGCGTGATTATGCCGAGGCTGCGAAGATCGAACCTGGCGATCTTGTTGGTGTCCTTCCCATCCTTCCTCAACAAGGCCTTGACGATCAGGATCGACCCGACGAATGCTAGGAGGCAGCCGACAAGAAATGGGAAATAGCCGGGCCCCATTTCGGCCGAGGTGCCCATACGATAGCTGGTCGAGAGGTATGCCATCGGCACGCCAAGGGCGGCGAACATCAAGCCCGCCCCGAGATCCTTCTCGTTCTTGATCATCAAAGTTTTTCCTCACCTCTTTTTATAGTTGACCAACAGGAATGGTCTGCGCCTTGCTTCATAAGCACGGATCCGTGATCCAACAGATACGATTTCGATCCAACAGATACGATTTCGCCTTGGTCGACCCCCCTGCTGTCCAGGCGAATGCGGATGCTGACAGCGGTGCGTGACGACGAGACTACCGCATGGCAGCCGCGGTCTGTTTCCGTCCCGGATATCAGCGGGAAAACTCTCGGCTCCCATCCCAAGCCGCGGAACTATCCGATGGCGAGTCTCAGGCGGCAACACCATATTCGTGATTCAAAGTCATCACAGAATTGTTCTGGAGCA
This region of Chelativorans sp. AA-79 genomic DNA includes:
- a CDS encoding tripartite tricarboxylate transporter TctB family protein: MIKNEKDLGAGLMFAALGVPMAYLSTSYRMGTSAEMGPGYFPFLVGCLLAFVGSILIVKALLRKDGKDTNKIARFDLRSLGIITLSIVLFSVALDYLGLVAAVAALVIVSSFASHEFNWRATLANTAFLIVFTILVFVVGLGVQLEIWPPFMTN